A window of Polyodon spathula isolate WHYD16114869_AA chromosome 22, ASM1765450v1, whole genome shotgun sequence contains these coding sequences:
- the LOC121297313 gene encoding small nuclear ribonucleoprotein Sm D3, whose protein sequence is MSIGVPIKVLHEAEGHIVTCETNTGEVYRGKLIEAEDNMNCQMSNITVTYRDGRVAQLEQVYIRGSKIRFLILPDMLKNAPMLKSMKNKNQGSGAGRGKAAILKAQVAARGRGRGSMGRGNIFQKRR, encoded by the exons ATGTCTATCGGAGTCCCAATTAAAGTTCTTCATGAGGCGGAGGGCCACATTGTTACCTGTGAGACCAACACTGGTGAAGTTTACAGAGGGAAGCTCATTGAAGCCGAGGACAATATGAATTGCCAG ATGTCCAATATCACTGTGACATACAGAGATGGCCGCGTCGCACAGTTGGAACAGGTCTACATTCGTGGCAGCAAGATCAGGTTCCTCATACTACCggacatgttaaaaaatgctCCGATGTTGAAGAGTATGAAGAACAAAAACCAAGGTTCTGGGGCTGGAAGAGGAAAAGCTGCAATTCTCAAAGCCCAAG TGGCTGCCAGGGGAAGAGGTCGTGGAAGTATGGGACGGGGGAACATATTCCAAAAGAGACGATAA